The following proteins come from a genomic window of Acidimicrobiales bacterium:
- the rdgB gene encoding RdgB/HAM1 family non-canonical purine NTP pyrophosphatase — protein MRLVLATANPDKAVEIAALLTNVELAPRPASLPEVDESGRTLEDNARLKAQAVVEATGEAAVADDTGLEVAALRGAPGVRSSRYAGEDASYSDNVAKLLSALEGVGERRARFRTVALVSFPDGREVLAEGTVEGAITEEPRGEEGFGYDPVFAPDGGGGRTFGEMTLEQKATLSHRARAFRELAALLTSP, from the coding sequence ATGCGGCTGGTGCTCGCCACGGCCAACCCCGACAAGGCGGTCGAGATCGCCGCCCTGCTCACGAACGTCGAGCTGGCGCCGCGTCCCGCCTCCCTGCCGGAGGTCGACGAGAGCGGGCGGACATTGGAGGACAATGCCCGCCTGAAGGCGCAGGCTGTCGTCGAGGCGACCGGTGAAGCCGCGGTGGCCGACGACACGGGGCTCGAGGTCGCGGCGCTGAGGGGCGCTCCGGGGGTGCGATCGTCGCGGTACGCGGGGGAGGACGCCAGCTATAGCGACAACGTGGCCAAGCTGCTCAGCGCCCTCGAGGGAGTGGGCGAGCGGCGGGCGCGGTTCCGCACCGTGGCCCTGGTCAGCTTTCCCGACGGACGCGAGGTGTTGGCCGAGGGCACGGTCGAGGGGGCGATCACCGAGGAGCCCCGAGGGGAGGAGGGTTTCGGCTACGACCCCGTCTTCGCGCCGGACGGCGGCGGAGGACGAACGTTCGGCGAGATGACGCTCGAGCAGAAGGCAACGTTGTCGCACCGGGCCCGGGCCTTCCGGGAACTGGCCGCGCTGCTCACCAGCCCCTGA
- a CDS encoding alanine racemase: MPLDQLVTPALVVDADALEHNLATMAAALPGARMRPHVKAHKSTALAARQAEAGHPGFTCATIAEVEGMAAAGLGGDLLLANEVVDARRLGAVARSGARVTLAVDSPATVAAAADGGVREVVIDVNVGLPRCGCAPEDAGRLAEEARARGLEVRGVMGYEGHVVGLEDRAQRTAMVADCMALLVKAHADVGGEVVSAGGTGTYDLNHWATEIQAGSYALMDTAYGRLNLPFRQALFVLSTVISVSPDWAVADCGLKSLAMDHGNPTVEGGTVWFCSDEHVTFGPTDPFRVGDRVRVVPAHVDPTVAYHRTMHLVRGGEVIGAMPVDLRGW, from the coding sequence GTGCCCCTCGACCAGCTCGTCACGCCTGCACTGGTCGTCGACGCCGACGCCCTGGAGCACAACCTGGCGACCATGGCCGCCGCCCTCCCCGGCGCCCGCATGCGCCCGCACGTGAAGGCCCACAAGTCGACGGCCTTGGCTGCCCGCCAGGCGGAGGCCGGCCATCCCGGCTTCACGTGCGCCACCATCGCCGAGGTCGAGGGCATGGCCGCGGCCGGACTGGGCGGGGACCTGCTCCTGGCCAACGAGGTCGTCGACGCCCGCCGCCTCGGTGCCGTGGCGAGATCCGGGGCCCGGGTGACGCTCGCTGTCGACTCGCCCGCGACCGTGGCTGCCGCGGCCGACGGAGGTGTGCGCGAGGTCGTGATCGACGTCAACGTCGGGTTGCCGCGCTGTGGTTGCGCGCCCGAGGACGCGGGGCGCCTGGCCGAGGAGGCCCGCGCCCGGGGCCTGGAGGTCCGGGGGGTCATGGGCTACGAGGGTCACGTGGTCGGTCTGGAGGACCGGGCACAGCGCACCGCCATGGTCGCCGACTGCATGGCGCTGCTCGTCAAGGCTCACGCCGATGTCGGCGGCGAGGTGGTCTCGGCGGGTGGCACCGGCACCTACGACCTCAACCACTGGGCCACCGAGATCCAAGCCGGGTCCTACGCCCTCATGGACACCGCCTACGGCCGGCTGAACCTGCCCTTTCGTCAGGCGCTCTTCGTGCTGTCAACGGTCATCTCGGTCTCACCCGACTGGGCGGTGGCCGATTGCGGCCTCAAGTCGCTGGCCATGGACCACGGCAACCCGACCGTCGAAGGGGGCACGGTCTGGTTCTGCTCCGACGAGCACGTCACCTTCGGCCCCACCGATCCGTTCCGAGTCGGCGACCGCGTTCGGGTCGTCCCGGCCCACGTCGACCCGACGGTCGCCTACCACCGCACCATGCACCTCGTGCGGGGCGGCGAGGTGATCGGCGCCATGCCGGTGGACCTCAGGGGCTGGTGA
- a CDS encoding ubiquitin-like small modifier protein 1 — MPVEVRLPTVLRQHASGQSSVSASGSTVGEVLQDLVQTFPGMAGQVVTPDGTLHKFVNVYRNDDDVRYLERLDTKVSDSDVITILPAVAGGAGPARP, encoded by the coding sequence GTGCCCGTAGAAGTGCGACTGCCCACGGTCCTCCGCCAGCATGCGAGCGGCCAATCGTCGGTCTCGGCCTCCGGCTCCACCGTCGGCGAGGTGCTCCAGGACCTGGTCCAGACCTTCCCCGGCATGGCCGGCCAGGTGGTCACCCCCGACGGGACCCTACACAAGTTCGTCAACGTCTATCGCAACGACGACGACGTCCGCTATCTCGAACGGCTCGACACCAAGGTGTCGGACTCCGACGTGATCACCATCCTCCCCGCCGTGGCCGGGGGGGCCGGCCCGGCACGGCCGTAG
- a CDS encoding alpha-hydroxy acid oxidase: MGAPLEALEDQARSVLPSAVYDYLAGGAEDEHTLEDNVAAWARLRLRPRILSDVSEVVVATTVLGTPVRFPVMVAPVAFHRLAHPEGELATAQGTKAAGTIMVVSTRASTTLEDIAAAAPELPLWFQVYVLRDREWTADLVARAAAAGYRALVLTGDTPIVGHRRRDAANGFVLPPGVGMANLPAGAGLTVADPDDYPGAHQSPAVTFDDIGWLSSISRLPVVVKGVLRGDDALRCLDAGASALVVSNHGGRQLDGAVAGADALPEVLSAVGGRAEVYVDGGIRRGTDILKALALGARAVLVGRPVLWGLATSGAAGAQGVLERLGDELAHVMALAGARDVDDVTPDLVVPGPSAPHR, encoded by the coding sequence GTGGGCGCCCCGCTCGAGGCCCTGGAGGACCAGGCCCGCAGCGTGCTCCCCAGCGCCGTCTACGACTATCTCGCCGGCGGGGCCGAGGACGAGCACACCCTGGAGGACAACGTCGCCGCCTGGGCCCGGCTGCGGCTGCGGCCCCGGATCCTGTCCGACGTGTCGGAGGTCGTGGTCGCCACCACGGTCCTCGGCACGCCCGTCCGGTTTCCGGTAATGGTGGCCCCAGTCGCCTTCCACCGGCTAGCGCATCCCGAAGGCGAGCTCGCCACGGCACAAGGCACGAAGGCGGCCGGCACCATCATGGTCGTGTCCACTCGGGCGTCGACGACCCTAGAGGACATCGCCGCCGCTGCCCCCGAGCTCCCACTGTGGTTTCAGGTCTACGTGCTCAGGGATCGCGAATGGACAGCGGACCTGGTCGCCCGGGCGGCGGCGGCGGGCTATCGGGCCCTTGTCCTCACGGGTGACACGCCGATCGTGGGGCACCGGCGGCGCGACGCTGCCAACGGCTTCGTGCTGCCCCCCGGCGTGGGCATGGCCAACCTCCCCGCAGGCGCCGGGCTGACTGTCGCCGACCCCGACGACTACCCGGGCGCCCACCAGAGCCCGGCGGTCACGTTCGACGACATCGGGTGGCTGTCGTCGATCTCCCGGCTGCCGGTGGTGGTGAAGGGGGTGCTGCGGGGCGACGACGCCCTGCGCTGCCTCGATGCCGGCGCGTCCGCGCTCGTCGTCTCGAACCATGGAGGCCGCCAGCTCGACGGGGCGGTGGCGGGAGCTGACGCCCTCCCTGAGGTGCTGAGCGCAGTAGGGGGTCGGGCCGAGGTCTATGTCGACGGCGGGATCCGGCGGGGCACCGACATCCTCAAGGCCTTGGCCCTCGGGGCCCGGGCGGTGCTCGTGGGCCGCCCCGTCCTGTGGGGCCTGGCTACGAGCGGCGCCGCTGGCGCTCAGGGGGTGCTGGAGCGGCTCGGCGACGAGCTCGCACACGTCATGGCGCTGGCCGGCGCCCGGGATGTGGACGACGTCACGCCCGACCTCGTCGTCCCCGGCCCTTCGGCGCCCCACCGGTAG
- the murI gene encoding glutamate racemase: MDDRPIGVFDSGFGGLTVIRALLDLVPGEDLVYVGDTGRYPYGPRPLDQVRGYARQIARHLVAEHGVKMLVVACNTAAAAALDLLRFELDVPVVGVIDPGVRAAVQATRNGRLGVIGTVGTISSGAYQRSVRAQRAPVTLRCAACPGFVEFVERGETDSDQCYVLVERLLSPMRSDHIDTLLLGCTHYPFLARTIGDVMGRGVVLVSSAEETAFEVLSIISETGLGHRTAAKGSHRFLSSGDIGLFRELGSRLLGPELDDVERVSWDPA, encoded by the coding sequence GTGGACGATCGCCCCATCGGGGTCTTCGACAGCGGTTTCGGCGGGCTCACGGTGATACGGGCCCTGCTCGACCTGGTTCCCGGCGAGGACCTGGTCTACGTCGGCGACACGGGCCGCTACCCCTACGGCCCTCGTCCGCTGGACCAGGTCCGCGGCTATGCCCGCCAGATCGCCCGCCATCTCGTCGCTGAGCACGGCGTCAAGATGCTGGTGGTGGCGTGCAACACGGCGGCAGCCGCCGCCCTCGACCTGCTCCGCTTCGAGCTCGATGTCCCGGTGGTCGGCGTCATCGATCCCGGCGTGCGCGCCGCCGTGCAGGCGACCCGCAACGGCCGGCTGGGGGTGATCGGCACGGTCGGCACCATCTCGTCGGGGGCCTACCAGCGGTCGGTGCGCGCCCAAAGGGCGCCGGTCACCCTGCGGTGTGCCGCCTGCCCCGGCTTCGTCGAGTTCGTCGAGCGGGGCGAGACCGACAGCGACCAGTGCTACGTGCTCGTCGAGCGCCTCCTGTCCCCGATGCGGTCGGACCACATCGACACCCTGCTGCTGGGCTGCACCCACTACCCCTTCCTGGCTCGCACCATCGGCGATGTCATGGGTCGCGGGGTCGTGCTCGTGTCCTCGGCGGAGGAGACGGCGTTCGAGGTGCTGTCAATCATCTCGGAGACGGGCCTGGGCCACCGCACCGCCGCAAAGGGATCTCATCGGTTCCTCTCCTCGGGCGACATCGGCTTGTTCCGCGAGCTGGGGAGCCGGCTGCTCGGACCCGAGCTCGACGACGTCGAGCGCGTCTCCTGGGACCCGGCCTAG
- a CDS encoding MBL fold metallo-hydrolase translates to MSLRLTVLGCDGSYPGPGGACSGYLVQGGGVSVWLDAGSGTLANLQQHLDLRRVDAVVLSHEHPDHWIDLEGFAVARTYVIGGGPVPVYAPGGLRSHLYFDPPDVYDWREIADGDRIGVGALSLTFRRTDHGPETLAVRVDGDGSSVGYSADSGPAWSLEALGPGLDLALCEATYLRDNEGRAQHMSARQAGTSGREAGVGRLVLTHRWPTVAAEASRDEGSTAFGAELELARPGAAFVVGPEGRQGEMA, encoded by the coding sequence GTGAGCCTCCGCCTGACCGTCCTCGGCTGTGACGGCAGCTACCCGGGTCCAGGGGGCGCCTGCAGCGGCTACCTGGTGCAAGGCGGTGGCGTCAGTGTGTGGCTCGACGCCGGGTCAGGCACCCTCGCCAATCTCCAGCAGCACCTCGACCTCCGTCGGGTGGATGCGGTCGTGCTCAGCCACGAGCACCCCGATCACTGGATCGACCTCGAGGGATTCGCGGTGGCCCGGACCTACGTGATCGGCGGCGGCCCCGTGCCCGTGTACGCGCCGGGCGGACTCCGCTCCCATCTGTACTTCGATCCGCCTGACGTCTACGACTGGCGCGAGATCGCCGACGGCGACCGCATCGGTGTCGGCGCCCTCAGTCTCACCTTCCGGCGCACCGACCACGGTCCGGAGACGCTGGCCGTGCGCGTCGACGGTGACGGTTCCTCGGTCGGATACTCTGCCGACTCCGGGCCGGCGTGGTCGCTCGAGGCCCTCGGCCCCGGCCTCGATCTGGCGCTGTGCGAGGCCACCTACCTGCGAGACAACGAAGGGAGAGCCCAGCACATGAGCGCTCGTCAGGCCGGGACGTCCGGTCGGGAGGCCGGCGTCGGCCGGCTGGTGTTGACCCACCGCTGGCCTACGGTGGCCGCCGAGGCCAGTCGCGACGAGGGCAGCACGGCGTTCGGCGCCGAGCTGGAGCTGGCCCGGCCCGGCGCTGCGTTCGTGGTCGGCCCGGAAGGCCGGCAAGGAGAAATGGCGTGA
- the rph gene encoding ribonuclease PH translates to MRADDRAIDELRTTSFVRDFTEAPLGSTLVQAGRTRVLCTASVEDRVPAWMRGGGKGWVTAEYSMLPGSTIERTPREAARGRQSGRTQEIQRLIGRSLRAVCDMATLGEMQVVVDCDVLQADGGTRTASICGAYVALHDALTRLLQQGRLSAHPLGEACAAVSVGVVEASCLLDLDYREDVAAEVDMNVVMTSSGRFIEIQGTAEGMPFSKTELEELLSLAEHGIAGLLELQTAALSEPPPSR, encoded by the coding sequence GTGAGGGCCGACGACCGAGCGATCGACGAGCTGCGGACGACGTCGTTCGTGCGCGACTTCACCGAGGCGCCGCTGGGCTCGACGCTGGTGCAGGCCGGTCGCACGAGAGTCCTGTGCACGGCGTCGGTCGAAGACCGCGTGCCCGCGTGGATGCGTGGTGGCGGCAAGGGGTGGGTGACCGCCGAGTACTCGATGCTCCCCGGCTCGACGATCGAGCGGACGCCGAGAGAAGCGGCGAGGGGCCGACAGTCGGGTCGGACCCAGGAGATCCAGCGCCTGATCGGCCGGTCCCTGCGGGCCGTCTGTGACATGGCGACGCTGGGGGAGATGCAGGTGGTGGTCGACTGCGACGTGCTGCAGGCCGACGGTGGGACGCGCACGGCATCGATCTGCGGCGCCTACGTGGCGCTCCACGACGCGCTGACCCGGCTCCTCCAGCAGGGTCGCCTGTCCGCGCACCCGCTCGGCGAGGCGTGCGCGGCCGTGTCGGTGGGCGTGGTCGAGGCCTCCTGTCTGCTGGATCTCGACTACCGCGAGGACGTGGCCGCCGAGGTGGACATGAACGTCGTGATGACGTCGTCCGGCCGCTTCATCGAGATCCAGGGCACGGCAGAGGGGATGCCGTTCTCCAAGACCGAGCTCGAGGAGCTGCTCAGCCTGGCCGAGCACGGCATCGCCGGCCTGCTGGAGCTGCAGACGGCGGCGTTGTCCGAGCCCCCGCCGTCGCGCTAG
- a CDS encoding DUF1841 family protein, with the protein MGEEDRRRWAVPASQGRMDDIDLSLLDPGEEDDRHFLIVADHPELQQAIDDDQDEITLRGNLMSPRLHISMHEIVANQLWMDDPPETWPTAQRLIALGYERHEILHMLGSVVSGEAWRTLHYKEPFDPDRFRAGLEALPDSWEAERAEL; encoded by the coding sequence GTGGGCGAGGAGGACCGTCGGCGGTGGGCCGTCCCCGCTAGTCAGGGGCGGATGGACGACATCGACCTGTCACTGCTCGATCCCGGCGAGGAGGACGACCGTCACTTCCTGATCGTGGCTGACCACCCGGAGCTCCAGCAGGCCATCGACGACGACCAGGACGAGATCACACTGCGGGGCAACCTGATGAGCCCGCGTCTCCACATCTCGATGCACGAGATCGTGGCGAACCAGCTCTGGATGGACGACCCACCCGAGACCTGGCCGACGGCGCAGCGGCTGATCGCCCTCGGCTACGAGCGTCACGAGATCCTGCACATGCTGGGCTCGGTGGTCTCCGGCGAGGCCTGGCGGACCCTGCACTACAAGGAGCCGTTCGACCCGGACCGCTTCCGTGCCGGCCTCGAAGCCCTTCCCGACTCCTGGGAAGCCGAGCGGGCCGAGCTCTGA
- a CDS encoding pyridoxal-phosphate dependent enzyme gives MAYYASILDLIGNTPLVEVSALSPNPDVRILAKLEGQNPGGSVKDRIALSMVEEAEKEGSLKPGQTLIEPSSGNTGIGLALVCRIKGYRLKIVLPANVSIERRQLLEVWGAEIIESPGEQGSNGAVRLARDLSRQHPEYAFLYQYGNQANPKAHYEGTGPEIWRDCPEVTHFVAGLGTSGTLLGVGRFLKERNPALQVWAIEPPTGEMVDGLRNLDDGYIPPIFLDNNGPDLLDRKTMVGTRESIEWTRRLTDVGLFGGISSGAVMAGAARCASSISAGVIVIVVADGGWKYLSTGAWTGDLDAVTERARHTIYF, from the coding sequence ATGGCCTACTACGCCAGCATCCTCGACCTGATCGGGAACACGCCGCTCGTCGAGGTAAGCGCCCTCAGCCCCAACCCCGACGTCCGCATCCTCGCCAAGCTCGAGGGGCAGAATCCCGGCGGATCAGTCAAGGACCGCATCGCCCTCTCCATGGTCGAGGAGGCGGAGAAGGAGGGCTCGCTGAAGCCCGGCCAGACCCTGATCGAGCCCTCTTCCGGTAACACCGGCATCGGCCTGGCCTTGGTGTGCAGGATCAAGGGGTACCGCCTCAAGATCGTGCTGCCCGCCAACGTGTCGATCGAGCGCCGGCAGCTCCTCGAGGTCTGGGGCGCGGAGATCATCGAGTCGCCGGGGGAGCAGGGATCGAACGGCGCCGTGCGCCTGGCGCGCGACCTGTCCCGGCAGCACCCCGAGTACGCCTTCCTGTACCAGTACGGCAACCAGGCCAACCCCAAGGCCCACTATGAGGGGACCGGGCCCGAGATCTGGCGGGACTGCCCCGAGGTCACCCACTTCGTGGCCGGGCTGGGCACGAGCGGCACCCTCCTCGGCGTCGGCCGGTTCCTCAAGGAGCGCAACCCGGCCCTCCAGGTCTGGGCCATCGAGCCGCCGACGGGTGAGATGGTCGACGGGCTGCGCAATCTCGACGACGGCTACATCCCACCGATCTTCCTCGACAACAACGGGCCCGATCTCCTCGACCGCAAGACGATGGTGGGGACCCGCGAGTCGATCGAGTGGACCCGGCGGCTGACCGATGTCGGGCTGTTCGGGGGCATCTCCTCAGGGGCCGTCATGGCCGGGGCGGCCCGGTGTGCCTCGTCCATCAGCGCCGGCGTCATCGTGATCGTGGTCGCCGACGGCGGCTGGAAGTACCTCTCGACGGGTGCCTGGACCGGCGATCTGGACGCGGTCACGGAGCGAGCCCGGCACACGATCTATTTCTGA